A single genomic interval of Sphaerodactylus townsendi isolate TG3544 linkage group LG08, MPM_Stown_v2.3, whole genome shotgun sequence harbors:
- the PCBD1 gene encoding pterin-4-alpha-carbinolamine dehydratase isoform X1 yields the protein MAGKAHRLSAEERDQLLPNLRAVGWNEVEGRDAIYKEFHFKDFNRAFGFMTRVALQAEKLDHHPEWFNVYNKVHITLSTHECAGLSERDINLASYIEQVAGSLS from the exons ATG GCAGGAAAAGCTCACAGACTAAGCGCTGAAGAGAGAGACCAGCTGCTGCCAAATCTCAGAGCTGTGGGATGGAACGAGGTGGAAGGCAGAGATGCCATTTACAAAGAGTTCCATTTCAAGGACTTCAACCGG GCTTTCGGCTTTATGACCAGAGTAGCTCTCCAGGCAGAGAAACTGGACCATCACCCTGAATGGTTCAATGTTTACAACAAG GTCCATATAACCCTAAGCACCCATGAATGTGCAGGCTTGTCTGAACGGGACATCAACCTTGCCAGCTATATTGAGCAAGTTGCAGGTTCTTTGTCTTGA
- the PCBD1 gene encoding pterin-4-alpha-carbinolamine dehydratase isoform X2 — protein MTRVALQAEKLDHHPEWFNVYNKVHITLSTHECAGLSERDINLASYIEQVAGSLS, from the exons ATGACCAGAGTAGCTCTCCAGGCAGAGAAACTGGACCATCACCCTGAATGGTTCAATGTTTACAACAAG GTCCATATAACCCTAAGCACCCATGAATGTGCAGGCTTGTCTGAACGGGACATCAACCTTGCCAGCTATATTGAGCAAGTTGCAGGTTCTTTGTCTTGA